A window of Coleofasciculaceae cyanobacterium genomic DNA:
ATTAAGTAGCTTAATAGCCAATTTAAAAGCCACATCTTCTAAAAGAATGTGGCTTCATCATGAGTCTTTGCTGTCTAAGGTGTATTACAAGAAGCGGGTATTTTGGACTGGTGCGTATTTCGTTGCAAGCTGCGGAGAAGTTACGATAGATGTACTGAGAAAATATGTTCAAAACCAAGATTCTCCTCCTCCCAATAAACCCTGACTGGCTTTTATCCCTCACGGGACATGAGGGTCTTCAGCCAGAAGAAAAGATAAAAATTTAGTGACTATAGTTACATTGGCGATCGCTATTTTATTAATTTTGTTGCTGATTCGTCTGAGATACGATCGCTTAGTTAGACAAATATGGCGATCGCTAAAATCTGAGCCGACTGGGACTATTTTTACCGCAGATCTGGTTGCCGATTTGGCTGAACCAGTACAACGTTATTTTTTACACGCTATTAAACCAGGAACACCTTTGGCTTCTTACGTCGAACTAGAAATGAGCGGTAGTTTCCGACTGAAACCTGATGCAGACTGGCTCAGTCTGCAAGCATCACAAATTATTTCTACAGCTTCTGGCTTTATCTGGAAAGCAAATATCGGTAAAAGTTGGCTGAAATTTAGCGGTGCAGATTATTACGCTCAGCATCAAGGTAGAGTAAGATTTTCTTTGTGGGGCTTGATTCCCATGGTTGATGCCCAAAATAAAGATATTAATCGCTCTGGTGTTGGTAGATTATCTATTGAGTATGTCTGGTTGCCGTCGGCTTTATTACCTCAAAATAATGTAGCTTGGCAGGCTATTTCTGATAATACTATTCAGGCTAATTTTCATATAGACAATGAACCCATCGCTCTGACTTTAAACATCGATACCAATGGCAAATTACTCAACGTATCTTTGCCACGTTGGGGAGAGAGAAAAGATGGTCAGTGGCAATATCTTCTTTTGGGCGGAGAAATACAAGCAGAACAAACTTTTGGCGGATATACTGTTCCTGCCAAGATCGATGCTGGCTATTGGTTTGGCAATAAATATTGGTCATTTTTTCAGGCAACTATTAAACAAGCAATTTATTAAGTTATTAGGTCATGTTTACTGAAATAGGATGAGTATTTCTCCTATACTTAGCCTTAGCGTTTGTTTGCACCGAGACACGAGCGAGTAATTTTGGCTGGCTGGTTAATTTTTAATTCCTGTTGAGCCAATCCCCTGAATAAACTGTTTCTGACCAATTAAAAACAGCACTAATACGGGAATAGTAGCAATTACCACCGCTGCCATCAGTAATGACCAATCACTAGTAAACTGCTCTTGAAACTCAGATAATGCTAACTGTACCGTTCTCAATTCAGGGCGGGTAGTAAACACCAATGGCTTAAACAAATCATTCCATTCTCCAATAAAGGTAAACAGAAATAAGGTAACTATAGCAGGACGAGATAAAGGTAGCATGATGCGCGTAAGAATCTGTAGACGATTTGCACCATCCAATGCAGCAGCCTCTTCTAATTCAATGGGAATACTGGCAAAATATTGACGCATTAGAAAAATGCCAAAACCACTGGCTGCGGTAGGCAAAATCAGTGACCAATAGCTATTGATTAAATGCGTCCACTTTAAAATAATAAAAATAGGTATTACTAATAATTGAAAAGGTATTACCAAAGTAGCCAAAATCAACAACAGCATGGCTTGTTTACCTTTAAATTTAAGTCTAGCTAAGGCATATCCTGCCAGGGCAGAAGTAACTATTTGAAAAGCAGTAACTCCCAAGGCAACAATAGTAGAGTTAGCAAAAGCCAGTAAAAATTTTCCCTGATGCCATGCTTGCTGATAATTAGCTAGGGTAAAATGATTATCGGCAGTCGTAAAAGAGCTTTGAAGCACAACTATTAGAGGAAATAAAACAATTATTACTCCAATAATTAAGCCAATTAAAGTTAATAGTTTAGACCAAGAAAGAGGGAAAGTGGCTAAAAGCGATCGCGGTTTCATAAAATAAGCTGGCACTTAAAAATAAGTAACAAACATAATTGAATCGGTTATCAATGTCGCATTCGGGATGCTTCATCCTTCATCTGTTGGTTAGTTAATCAGCTAAAATCATGTAATACTAATTTTCATAGGTATATTCCTCTTTTTGTGAGGAGCTAAGAGAAAACTCAGGAGCGAAGTTTTTAGACATAACATGAGCAAAAAGCGGGTATTATCAGGGATTCAAACTACTGGCAATTTACATTTGGGTAACTATCTGGGTGCGATTCGCAACTGGGTAGAAATACAGCAGGACTATGATAATTTCTTCTTTTTTGCCGATCTTCATGCTATTACTGTACCCCACGATGCCAAATTATTAGCAGACAATACTCTGAAAATGGCAGCGGTGTATCTAGCTAGTGGTATTGATTTACAATGCTCGACTATCTTCGTTCAGTCTCATGTATCTGCTCATAGTGAGCTTGCTTGGTTACTCAATTGCGTTACGCCCCTTAACTGGTTAGAAAGAATGATTCAGTTTAAGGAAAAAGCCGTTAAACAAGGCGAAAATGTAGGTGTCGGACTACTAGACTATCCAGTGCTGATGGCAGCAGATATCTTACTTTATGATGCTGACAAAGTACCTGTTGGCGAAGACCAAAAGCAACACCTGGAGTTAACCAGAGATATCGCAGCTAGAGTTAACGATCGCTTTGGCAACAAAAAGCAGCCAGTTTTAAAAGTGCCTGACCCCATGATTCGTAAAGAGGGAGCAAGGGTAAT
This region includes:
- a CDS encoding DUF6544 family protein is translated as MTIVTLAIAILLILLLIRLRYDRLVRQIWRSLKSEPTGTIFTADLVADLAEPVQRYFLHAIKPGTPLASYVELEMSGSFRLKPDADWLSLQASQIISTASGFIWKANIGKSWLKFSGADYYAQHQGRVRFSLWGLIPMVDAQNKDINRSGVGRLSIEYVWLPSALLPQNNVAWQAISDNTIQANFHIDNEPIALTLNIDTNGKLLNVSLPRWGERKDGQWQYLLLGGEIQAEQTFGGYTVPAKIDAGYWFGNKYWSFFQATIKQAIY
- a CDS encoding carbohydrate ABC transporter permease, coding for MPAYFMKPRSLLATFPLSWSKLLTLIGLIIGVIIVLFPLIVVLQSSFTTADNHFTLANYQQAWHQGKFLLAFANSTIVALGVTAFQIVTSALAGYALARLKFKGKQAMLLLILATLVIPFQLLVIPIFIILKWTHLINSYWSLILPTAASGFGIFLMRQYFASIPIELEEAAALDGANRLQILTRIMLPLSRPAIVTLFLFTFIGEWNDLFKPLVFTTRPELRTVQLALSEFQEQFTSDWSLLMAAVVIATIPVLVLFLIGQKQFIQGIGSTGIKN
- the trpS gene encoding tryptophan--tRNA ligase, translated to MSKKRVLSGIQTTGNLHLGNYLGAIRNWVEIQQDYDNFFFFADLHAITVPHDAKLLADNTLKMAAVYLASGIDLQCSTIFVQSHVSAHSELAWLLNCVTPLNWLERMIQFKEKAVKQGENVGVGLLDYPVLMAADILLYDADKVPVGEDQKQHLELTRDIAARVNDRFGNKKQPVLKVPDPMIRKEGARVMSLTDGTQKMSKSDPSELSRIELLDPPDAIKRKIKKCKTDPVKGLTFDDPERPECHNLLTLYQILGNKTKQEVAVECQDMGWGQFKPLLTETAIEALKPIQNKYHDLMGDRDYLNSVLREGAEQASNVANQTLSRVKDALGFLPPC